The proteins below are encoded in one region of Flavobacterium sp. IMCC34852:
- a CDS encoding ribonucleoside-diphosphate reductase subunit alpha produces MYVVKRDGHKEPVMFDKITDRIKKLCYGLNELVDAVKVAMKVIEGLYDGVTTSELDNLAAETAASMTVTHPDYAQLAARIAISNLHKNTNKSFSETMNEMFHYVNPRTNQPAPLLSEEVHQVIQENAEFLNSHIIYNRDFNYDYFGFKTLERSYLLKINGKIVERPQHMLMRVSVGIHLNDLDAVIETYDLMSKKFFTHATPTLFNAGTPKPQMSSCFLLSMKDDSIDGIYDTLKNTAKISQSAGGIGLSIHNVRATGSYIRGTNGTSNGIVPMLRVFNDTARYVDQGGGKRKGSFAIYLETWHADIFEFLDLKKNTGKEEMRARDLFFAMWTSDLFMKRVEEDAHWTLMCPNECPGLYDVYGDEFEALYTSYEAQGKGRKTVKARELWEKILESQIETGTPYMLYKDAANRKSNQKNLGTIRSSNLCTEIMEYTSEDEIAVCNLASISLPMFVNNNKFDHELLFNVTKRVTRNLNKVIDRNYYPVKEAENSNMRHRPVGLGVQGLADAFILLRMPFTSDEAKQLNQDIFETMYFAAVTASMEMAKEEGPYSSFKGSPISEGLFQHNLWNIKDEELSGRWDWASLRKEVVKHGVRNSLLMAPMPTASTSQILGNNEAFEPYTSNIYTRRVLSGEFIVVNKHLLEDLVKRGLWNEELKQEIMRHNGSVQHIERIPADLKELYKTVWEMSMKDIIDMSRHRGYFIDQSQSLNLFMQDANYAKLTSMHFYAWKSGLKTGMYYLRTKAAVDAIKFTLNNDKKAEPILAEPEAVGVEVVAPTENGEMTAEDFAAMVERARNAAGNGGDDCEMCGS; encoded by the coding sequence ATGTACGTAGTAAAAAGAGACGGTCACAAAGAACCGGTAATGTTTGACAAAATCACGGATAGAATTAAAAAACTATGCTATGGTTTGAATGAATTGGTAGACGCTGTAAAAGTAGCGATGAAAGTTATCGAAGGATTGTACGACGGAGTAACCACTTCAGAATTAGACAACCTAGCTGCCGAAACCGCAGCCTCCATGACCGTAACCCATCCGGATTATGCCCAATTAGCGGCTCGTATTGCTATTTCCAACTTACATAAAAACACCAACAAATCATTCTCGGAAACGATGAATGAAATGTTCCATTATGTTAATCCAAGAACCAACCAACCCGCACCGTTACTTTCAGAAGAAGTACACCAAGTTATCCAAGAAAATGCCGAGTTCTTAAACTCTCATATCATATACAACCGCGATTTCAATTACGATTATTTCGGTTTCAAAACTTTAGAGCGTTCGTATTTGCTAAAAATCAACGGCAAAATCGTAGAGCGTCCGCAACACATGTTAATGCGTGTTTCTGTTGGGATTCACTTAAACGATTTGGATGCAGTAATTGAAACTTACGACTTAATGTCGAAGAAGTTCTTTACCCATGCCACGCCAACGTTATTCAACGCCGGAACGCCAAAACCGCAAATGTCGTCTTGTTTCTTGTTATCTATGAAAGATGACAGCATCGATGGTATTTACGATACATTAAAAAACACTGCGAAAATCTCGCAATCAGCCGGAGGAATCGGTTTGTCTATTCATAACGTTCGTGCCACCGGTTCTTACATCAGAGGCACAAACGGAACTTCCAACGGTATCGTTCCGATGTTGCGCGTGTTCAACGACACCGCTCGTTACGTAGACCAAGGCGGTGGCAAAAGAAAAGGAAGTTTTGCCATTTACTTAGAAACTTGGCATGCGGATATCTTTGAATTCCTCGACTTGAAAAAGAACACCGGAAAAGAAGAAATGCGTGCACGAGATTTGTTCTTCGCGATGTGGACGTCAGATTTGTTCATGAAACGTGTTGAAGAAGATGCGCATTGGACCTTAATGTGTCCAAACGAATGTCCGGGCTTGTACGACGTTTACGGGGACGAGTTCGAAGCTTTATACACTTCTTACGAAGCACAAGGCAAAGGCAGAAAAACGGTAAAAGCTCGCGAGCTTTGGGAGAAAATCCTAGAGTCGCAAATCGAAACCGGAACACCATACATGTTGTACAAAGATGCCGCGAACCGCAAATCCAACCAAAAGAATTTGGGAACCATTCGCTCGTCTAACTTGTGTACCGAAATCATGGAGTACACTTCCGAGGACGAAATTGCGGTTTGTAACTTGGCTTCTATTTCGTTGCCAATGTTTGTCAACAACAACAAATTCGACCACGAATTGTTATTCAACGTAACCAAACGCGTAACGCGCAACTTAAACAAAGTAATCGACCGCAATTACTATCCGGTTAAAGAAGCTGAAAACTCTAATATGCGTCATCGTCCGGTGGGATTGGGTGTACAAGGTTTGGCCGATGCGTTTATTTTGTTGAGAATGCCATTCACCAGCGATGAAGCCAAACAATTAAACCAAGACATCTTCGAAACCATGTACTTTGCCGCCGTAACCGCGTCGATGGAAATGGCCAAAGAAGAAGGACCATACTCAAGCTTTAAAGGCTCACCAATTTCAGAAGGTTTGTTCCAACACAACCTTTGGAACATCAAAGACGAAGAATTATCCGGTCGTTGGGATTGGGCAAGCTTGCGCAAAGAAGTGGTAAAACACGGGGTGAGAAACTCCTTGTTGATGGCGCCAATGCCAACGGCTTCTACGTCACAAATCCTTGGAAACAACGAAGCTTTCGAACCTTACACTTCCAACATTTACACCCGTCGTGTATTGTCGGGTGAGTTTATCGTGGTGAACAAACACTTGTTGGAAGACCTAGTAAAACGCGGACTTTGGAATGAAGAGTTGAAACAGGAAATCATGCGTCACAACGGTTCCGTACAACACATTGAGCGTATTCCTGCCGACTTAAAAGAACTTTACAAAACCGTTTGGGAAATGTCGATGAAAGACATTATCGATATGTCAAGACACAGAGGATATTTTATCGACCAATCGCAATCGTTAAACTTGTTCATGCAAGATGCCAACTATGCGAAACTAACGTCAATGCACTTCTACGCTTGGAAAAGCGGCTTGAAAACCGGTATGTATTACCTAAGAACCAAAGCAGCAGTAGATGCTATCAAGTTCACTTTGAACAACGATAAAAAAGCCGAACCTATCTTAGCCGAACCGGAAGCAGTAGGCGTTGAAGTAGTGGCACCAACCGAAAACGGAGAAATGACCGCTGAAGATTTTGCCGCTATGGTAGAACGTGCACGCAATGCCGCCGGCAACGGTGGAGACGACTGCGAAATGTGTGGGTCGTAA
- a CDS encoding ribonucleotide-diphosphate reductase subunit beta — protein MATIEPILQENKNRFVIFPIKHHDIWDWYKKMEASFWTAEEIDLHQDLSDWNNKLNADEKYFIKHILAFFAASDGIVNENLAENFVNEVQYPEAKFFYGFQIMMENIHSETYSLLIDTYVKDEAEKAQLFNAIEVFPAVKKKADWALKWIGSDSFAERLIAFAAVEGIFFSGAFCSIFWLKKRGLMPGLTFSNELISRDEGVHCDFAVHLHNHHLVHKVSKARITEIITDALTIEREFITESLPVSLIGMNANLMTQYLEFVADRLLVELGCKRVYNSNNPFDFMDMISLQGKTNFFEKRVAEYQKAGVMSKDTEDQKISFDADF, from the coding sequence ATGGCAACTATCGAACCAATTTTACAAGAAAACAAAAACCGCTTCGTGATTTTCCCTATCAAACATCATGATATTTGGGATTGGTACAAAAAAATGGAAGCTAGTTTTTGGACTGCCGAAGAAATCGATTTGCACCAAGATTTATCCGATTGGAATAATAAGTTGAATGCCGATGAAAAGTATTTCATCAAACACATATTGGCTTTCTTCGCCGCTTCTGACGGAATTGTAAATGAAAATCTAGCCGAAAATTTCGTCAACGAAGTACAATATCCTGAAGCCAAGTTTTTCTACGGTTTCCAAATCATGATGGAAAACATCCACAGCGAAACCTATTCGTTGCTGATTGATACTTATGTAAAAGATGAAGCCGAAAAAGCACAATTATTCAACGCTATCGAAGTATTTCCTGCTGTAAAGAAAAAAGCCGATTGGGCTTTGAAATGGATTGGTTCCGATTCGTTCGCCGAAAGATTAATCGCTTTTGCCGCCGTGGAAGGAATCTTCTTTTCAGGAGCATTCTGTTCTATTTTTTGGTTGAAAAAACGCGGATTAATGCCGGGCTTGACGTTCTCTAACGAATTAATTTCCCGTGACGAAGGCGTTCACTGCGACTTTGCCGTGCATTTACACAACCACCATTTAGTGCATAAAGTATCCAAAGCCAGAATCACCGAAATCATTACCGACGCTTTGACCATCGAAAGAGAATTCATCACCGAATCACTTCCGGTAAGTTTAATCGGGATGAATGCCAATTTAATGACACAATACCTAGAGTTTGTAGCCGACAGATTACTAGTAGAATTGGGTTGCAAAAGAGTCTACAACTCTAACAATCCTTTCGATTTCATGGATATGATTTCGCTACAAGGAAAGACCAATTTCTTTGAAAAGCGCGTGGCCGAATACCAAAAAGCCGGCGTAATGTCAAAAGATACCGAAGATCAAAAAATCAGCTTCGACGCTGACTTCTAA
- a CDS encoding aspartate kinase, giving the protein MRIFKFGGASVKDAEGIKNVFSVLEKVGHEDTLLVISAMGKTTNALEVVIKNYFEKSNELHSSLQEVKKYHYQILMDLFEDEEHDVYFAVNSHFADLEYFIRSNKSPNYNFVYDQVVSYGEILSTTIVSHYFAQAGLKNNWIDVRNFIKTDNTYRDANVDWEKTQQFISKGVKKKALNITQGFLGSDENNFTTTLGREGSDYTAAIFAYCLNAESVTIWKDVPGVMNADPRYFENAILLNQISYREAIELAFYGATVIHPKTLQPLQKKEIPLHVKSFINPLLPGTSVSKGKDLEPQTPCYIVKRDQLLISLSSIDFSFIMEENISEIFALFHQYKMKVSLIQNSAISFSVSVEDKFGNFNELKAILSKKFKVAYNENVSLYTIRHFNKEAAEMVEKGKTVLLKQISRETMQVVTKE; this is encoded by the coding sequence ATGAGAATTTTCAAATTTGGGGGTGCATCAGTTAAAGATGCTGAAGGTATTAAAAACGTATTTAGTGTATTAGAAAAAGTAGGTCATGAAGACACACTTTTGGTAATTTCCGCGATGGGAAAGACCACGAATGCTTTAGAAGTTGTAATCAAAAATTACTTCGAGAAGTCTAATGAATTGCATTCATCTTTACAAGAAGTCAAGAAGTACCACTACCAAATTTTGATGGATTTATTCGAAGACGAAGAGCACGATGTGTATTTTGCGGTAAACAGTCATTTTGCCGATTTAGAATACTTTATCCGAAGCAATAAATCACCAAATTATAACTTTGTCTATGACCAAGTGGTGAGTTACGGAGAGATTCTTTCGACCACAATTGTTAGCCATTATTTTGCGCAAGCCGGTTTGAAAAATAACTGGATTGATGTTAGGAACTTTATCAAAACCGACAATACTTACCGTGATGCCAATGTCGATTGGGAAAAAACCCAACAGTTTATTTCAAAAGGCGTTAAGAAAAAAGCGTTGAATATCACGCAAGGATTTTTAGGGTCTGACGAAAATAATTTCACCACCACTTTAGGTCGAGAAGGTTCCGATTATACCGCAGCGATTTTTGCGTATTGCTTAAATGCAGAAAGCGTAACCATTTGGAAAGACGTTCCGGGTGTGATGAATGCCGATCCGAGATACTTTGAAAACGCGATTTTGTTAAATCAAATTTCTTATCGTGAAGCCATCGAGTTAGCGTTTTACGGCGCTACGGTTATTCACCCAAAAACCTTGCAACCGCTTCAGAAAAAAGAAATTCCGTTACATGTAAAATCATTTATCAATCCGCTATTACCGGGAACCAGCGTTTCCAAAGGGAAAGATTTAGAGCCGCAAACGCCTTGTTATATTGTCAAAAGAGACCAATTATTGATTTCATTATCGTCTATCGATTTCTCTTTTATTATGGAAGAAAATATCAGCGAAATATTTGCTTTATTCCACCAATACAAAATGAAAGTGAGTTTGATACAAAACTCGGCGATTAGTTTTTCAGTAAGTGTGGAAGATAAATTTGGCAACTTCAATGAATTGAAAGCCATTTTGTCTAAAAAATTCAAAGTAGCCTACAACGAAAACGTGTCTTTGTATACCATTCGCCACTTCAACAAAGAAGCTGCAGAAATGGTAGAAAAAGGCAAAACTGTTTTGCTAAAACAAATTTCGAGAGAAACCATGCAAGTGGTGACTAAAGAATAA
- a CDS encoding GNAT family N-acetyltransferase, giving the protein MNIRKGTKADMQAVLDLIRELAVFEKEPDAVVVTVADLERDGFGENPLFYTFVAEVENEIVGMALYYYRYSTWKGRTIHLEDLIVKEKMRGTGLGSALYTKIMEQGKADNVRRIEWNVLDWNTPAVEFYKKSGAKVLEDWDVVQMDEQGINEYLTNL; this is encoded by the coding sequence ATGAACATCCGAAAAGGAACTAAAGCCGACATGCAAGCCGTACTGGATTTAATCCGAGAATTGGCCGTTTTTGAAAAAGAACCCGATGCGGTTGTAGTAACCGTGGCCGATTTAGAGCGAGATGGTTTTGGAGAAAATCCTTTGTTTTACACTTTTGTAGCTGAGGTTGAAAACGAGATTGTCGGGATGGCGTTGTATTATTACCGCTATTCCACTTGGAAAGGAAGAACCATTCATTTGGAGGATTTAATTGTCAAAGAAAAAATGCGCGGTACCGGTTTGGGCTCAGCCTTGTACACTAAAATCATGGAACAAGGAAAAGCAGACAACGTTCGAAGAATCGAATGGAATGTCTTAGACTGGAACACGCCGGCAGTAGAATTTTATAAAAAATCGGGGGCGAAAGTCTTAGAAGATTGGGACGTTGTTCAAATGGACGAACAAGGAATAAATGAATATTTAACTAATTTATAA
- the fbp gene encoding class 1 fructose-bisphosphatase, which translates to MEERNKTLGEFIIEKQEEFKYSSGELSRIINSIRLAAKVVNYKVNKAGLVDIVGAAGDQNIQGEDQQKLDVYANEVFIQTLINREIVCGIASEENDDFITVAGSDKTHSNKYVVLMDPLDGSSNIDVNVSVGTIFSVFRRVTPVGTPVTSADFLQPGTQQVAAGYVIYGTSTMLVYTTGHGVNGFTLNPAIGTFYLSHPNMQFSKDGNIYSINEGNYVHFPQGVKDYIKYCQLEEGDRPYTSRYIGSLVSDIHRNMIKGGIYIYPTSMKSPNGKLRLLYECNPMAFIAEQAGGKASDGFGRIMEIQPTELHQRVPFFCGSYNMVEKAEEFMAKYV; encoded by the coding sequence ATGGAAGAACGCAACAAAACCTTAGGTGAATTTATCATCGAAAAACAAGAAGAATTTAAGTATTCCTCCGGAGAATTATCCCGAATTATCAACTCCATCCGATTGGCCGCCAAAGTGGTGAATTACAAAGTCAACAAAGCCGGTTTGGTCGATATAGTTGGTGCCGCCGGTGACCAAAATATCCAAGGGGAAGACCAACAAAAACTGGATGTGTATGCCAATGAAGTTTTTATCCAAACCTTAATCAACCGTGAAATTGTTTGTGGCATTGCCTCCGAAGAAAATGACGATTTTATTACCGTTGCCGGTTCCGATAAAACACACAGCAATAAATATGTTGTTTTGATGGATCCGCTTGACGGTTCTTCCAATATAGATGTCAATGTTTCCGTTGGGACAATTTTTTCGGTATTTCGCAGAGTAACGCCGGTTGGAACACCGGTTACTTCTGCCGATTTTTTGCAACCCGGAACCCAGCAAGTGGCCGCCGGTTATGTAATTTACGGCACCTCAACCATGTTAGTCTACACTACCGGTCACGGCGTTAACGGTTTTACTTTGAACCCGGCTATTGGAACCTTTTATTTATCACACCCGAATATGCAGTTTTCAAAAGACGGTAACATTTATTCCATCAACGAAGGCAATTATGTGCATTTCCCGCAAGGCGTAAAAGATTATATCAAATATTGCCAGTTGGAAGAAGGCGACCGACCTTATACTTCTCGTTACATCGGAAGTTTGGTTTCCGATATTCACCGCAACATGATCAAAGGGGGAATTTACATTTACCCAACCAGCATGAAATCGCCTAACGGAAAATTACGTTTACTCTACGAATGCAATCCTATGGCATTCATTGCCGAACAAGCCGGCGGAAAAGCTTCCGATGGTTTTGGAAGAATCATGGAAATTCAACCCACAGAATTACACCAACGCGTGCCTTTCTTCTGCGGAAGTTATAATATGGTAGAAAAGGCGGAAGAGTTTATGGCGAAGTATGTCTAA
- a CDS encoding tellurite resistance TerB family protein translates to MSISDLFDSEFKSRNKGHFSAIVRVATADGDMSKEEKEFLDKLAVRLEISAAEYEEILENPLKYPINPPYLHAQRLERLYDLSRMVYADHVLGPKQKEILTKFALALGFTPGNVPYIVDKALSLLVMDVDSDTFVYEMTHMNK, encoded by the coding sequence ATGTCAATTTCAGATTTATTTGATAGCGAGTTTAAAAGCAGAAATAAGGGACATTTTTCAGCAATCGTTCGCGTGGCTACAGCCGATGGCGATATGAGTAAAGAAGAGAAAGAATTCTTGGATAAATTGGCCGTTCGCTTAGAAATTTCCGCAGCAGAATACGAAGAGATTTTAGAAAATCCTTTAAAATATCCTATCAATCCACCGTATTTACATGCGCAAAGATTAGAGCGTTTGTATGATTTATCGCGTATGGTTTATGCAGACCACGTTCTAGGACCAAAACAAAAAGAAATCTTAACCAAGTTTGCTTTGGCTTTAGGGTTTACTCCGGGTAATGTGCCTTATATTGTTGACAAAGCATTGTCGCTATTGGTGATGGATGTGGACTCAGATACCTTTGTTTACGAAATGACACACATGAATAAGTAA
- a CDS encoding HupE/UreJ family protein, protein MSDFWIYFNIGLKHVLDIFAYDHVLFLLALTVPYEFKSWKRILILVSLFTLGHTLALFLSVFNIITIKSDIVEFLIPITILIAALYNIVVSGKSSKHSSITFIGIVTVFFGVIHGLGFSNYFNTILSGKPTDKLLPLFEFALGIEVAQIIVVIAALLLAYVVQTLLKFSKRDWVLIISAFIVGVVIPMILQSEIWVK, encoded by the coding sequence ATGTCAGATTTCTGGATATACTTCAATATCGGATTAAAACATGTGCTTGATATTTTTGCCTACGACCATGTTTTATTTCTTTTAGCCTTAACCGTTCCTTACGAATTCAAATCGTGGAAAAGAATTTTAATTCTGGTCTCGCTTTTTACTTTAGGACACACTTTAGCACTATTTCTTTCGGTTTTTAATATCATAACCATCAAGTCAGATATCGTCGAATTCCTTATTCCGATAACCATATTGATTGCCGCTTTGTATAACATAGTCGTTTCGGGTAAATCGAGCAAACATAGCAGTATTACTTTTATTGGCATTGTTACGGTTTTCTTTGGGGTTATTCATGGTTTAGGGTTTTCAAATTATTTCAACACGATTCTTTCCGGTAAACCAACAGACAAACTTTTACCGTTATTCGAGTTTGCGCTTGGGATTGAAGTCGCCCAAATCATAGTCGTAATAGCTGCTTTACTTTTGGCGTACGTAGTTCAAACGCTTTTAAAATTCTCCAAACGCGACTGGGTTTTAATCATTTCCGCCTTTATCGTCGGTGTCGTCATTCCGATGATTTTACAAAGTGAAATTTGGGTTAAATAA
- a CDS encoding deoxycytidylate deaminase, translating into MKEAKQKKYDVAYLRIAAEWSKLSYCKRKQVGAIIVRDKMIISDGYNGTPSGFENCCEDDEGLTKWYVLHAEANAISKVARSTQSCENATLYITLSPCKECSKLIHQSGIKRVVFKNGYRDESGLDFLRKAGIEVTQIENLD; encoded by the coding sequence ATGAAAGAAGCCAAACAAAAAAAATACGACGTTGCCTACTTGAGAATTGCTGCCGAATGGAGCAAATTGTCTTATTGCAAACGCAAACAAGTCGGTGCCATTATTGTCCGAGATAAAATGATTATCTCCGATGGTTATAACGGAACGCCATCGGGCTTTGAAAACTGCTGCGAAGACGACGAAGGCTTAACTAAATGGTATGTCTTACACGCCGAAGCCAATGCGATTTCTAAGGTAGCGCGTTCTACTCAAAGTTGCGAAAATGCCACCCTTTATATCACGCTTTCACCTTGTAAAGAATGCAGCAAATTGATTCACCAATCGGGCATTAAACGGGTGGTTTTTAAAAACGGTTACCGCGATGAATCCGGTTTAGACTTCCTGAGAAAAGCCGGAATTGAAGTAACTCAAATCGAAAATTTAGACTAA
- a CDS encoding S41 family peptidase, with protein sequence MKSKEKYLPLLLFSCVALGIIIGGMLNFPKRSLSKQNASKAKIEKLIDFINDEYVDDVNSDSIVDLTVNSILANLDPHSVYIPPSEQSSEAELMKGDFVGIGVNFYMFNDTVTIVKPLENGPAEKAGILAGDRILYADKDKLFGRKLPTDSLFNKLKGEEGSKVLLTIYRKSSNKKLKIPVIRDVVPIKSVDAYLKLNATTGYIKINRFAESTYDEFRVGLEQLKKQGMKTLVIDLRDNGGGYLEKAVEIADELLKDKELIVFTKNKRGEINKTFATEEGIFESGRVFVLIDENSASASEILAGAIQDNDRGTIVGRRSFGKGLVQREMDFEDGSAVRLTTSRYYTPSGRSIQKPYVKGQGEEYNHDYEARFENGELYAKSKIKVADSLKFKTKKGRIVYGGGGIVPDIFVPLEVKKGEESLAYILSSGLVSHFVFEQLDKNRAPFKGLRFEAFLTKMQNDQSTVSKFESYLKEAGLEMSLANNKPLVKKFLTAEYARQLFGEDQYYQIILKDDAMLKAVLK encoded by the coding sequence ATGAAATCTAAGGAAAAATACTTGCCTTTATTGCTGTTCTCTTGCGTCGCCTTGGGAATAATCATCGGCGGTATGCTCAATTTTCCGAAACGATCTCTTTCCAAACAAAACGCCAGCAAAGCCAAAATTGAAAAACTAATCGATTTTATCAATGACGAATATGTTGATGACGTTAATTCAGATTCAATTGTTGACCTAACGGTGAACAGTATTTTGGCCAATCTAGATCCGCATTCCGTTTACATTCCGCCCAGCGAACAATCCTCAGAAGCCGAGTTGATGAAAGGAGATTTTGTCGGTATTGGTGTCAATTTTTATATGTTTAATGACACCGTTACCATAGTAAAACCTTTGGAAAACGGTCCGGCCGAAAAAGCCGGTATCTTAGCCGGTGACCGCATTTTATACGCGGATAAAGACAAACTCTTTGGAAGAAAATTGCCGACAGACAGTTTGTTCAACAAATTAAAAGGCGAAGAAGGCTCAAAAGTTTTATTGACCATCTACCGAAAAAGCAGCAATAAAAAACTAAAAATCCCGGTGATTCGCGATGTGGTTCCGATTAAAAGTGTTGACGCCTATTTGAAACTCAACGCCACTACCGGATATATCAAAATCAATCGCTTTGCCGAAAGCACTTATGACGAATTCCGAGTAGGATTGGAACAATTGAAAAAACAAGGCATGAAAACCTTAGTCATTGATTTGCGAGACAATGGCGGCGGTTATTTGGAAAAAGCCGTTGAAATTGCGGATGAGTTATTAAAAGACAAAGAGCTTATCGTTTTTACCAAAAACAAAAGAGGCGAAATCAACAAAACTTTTGCCACCGAAGAAGGCATTTTTGAAAGCGGAAGAGTCTTTGTTTTAATCGATGAAAACTCGGCTTCTGCCAGTGAAATTTTAGCCGGTGCAATACAAGATAATGACCGAGGAACTATCGTAGGTCGTCGTTCTTTCGGGAAAGGTTTAGTGCAGCGCGAAATGGACTTTGAAGACGGTTCGGCCGTTCGTTTAACGACTTCAAGATATTACACCCCAAGCGGTCGCTCGATTCAAAAACCTTATGTCAAAGGACAAGGCGAAGAATACAATCACGATTACGAAGCCCGATTTGAAAACGGTGAATTATACGCTAAAAGCAAAATCAAAGTGGCGGATTCTTTAAAATTCAAAACCAAAAAAGGCAGAATCGTTTATGGCGGCGGCGGTATCGTTCCGGATATCTTTGTGCCTTTGGAAGTAAAAAAAGGCGAGGAAAGTTTGGCCTACATTTTAAGCTCAGGTTTAGTGAGTCATTTTGTTTTCGAACAATTGGACAAAAACAGAGCGCCATTTAAAGGGCTAAGATTTGAGGCATTCTTAACTAAAATGCAAAACGACCAAAGCACGGTTTCTAAATTCGAAAGCTATTTAAAAGAGGCCGGTTTGGAAATGTCATTAGCGAATAATAAACCTTTGGTGAAAAAATTCCTAACGGCGGAATATGCCCGACAACTTTTTGGCGAAGACCAATACTATCAAATCATTTTAAAAGATGACGCGATGTTGAAAGCCGTGCTGAAGTAA
- a CDS encoding FAD-dependent oxidoreductase, with amino-acid sequence MYDVLIIGGGVSGMSCALILGSAQNKPFATDKKIGIIAHQKASSLQDALFNNAYGIPAGKLGSELLEESVDHLNQLYHHIEQISGEKVMKIEGEAGNFSVITNKTSYQTKIVVIGIGAGNPFTIEGLEEYIIPHQKVIPEKNRIQLKNTDHKVAEGIFVIGTLAGWRSQLSIAAGSGAAVATDILTLWNGGVHVQVHDSIRK; translated from the coding sequence ATGTATGATGTTTTGATTATTGGTGGCGGCGTTTCGGGGATGTCTTGTGCTTTGATTTTAGGTTCGGCCCAAAACAAACCTTTTGCAACCGATAAAAAAATAGGCATCATTGCCCATCAAAAAGCTTCTTCACTTCAAGACGCTCTTTTTAATAACGCTTACGGAATTCCAGCCGGAAAATTAGGTTCAGAATTACTTGAGGAAAGCGTTGATCATTTAAACCAATTGTATCATCACATCGAACAAATTTCAGGCGAAAAAGTAATGAAGATTGAAGGCGAAGCCGGAAATTTTAGCGTTATCACCAATAAAACTAGTTATCAAACTAAAATCGTTGTCATCGGAATTGGCGCCGGAAATCCTTTTACCATTGAAGGTTTAGAAGAGTACATAATACCGCATCAAAAAGTGATTCCGGAGAAAAACAGAATCCAACTCAAAAATACCGACCATAAAGTAGCCGAAGGAATATTTGTTATCGGAACTTTAGCCGGATGGCGCAGTCAATTGTCTATAGCCGCCGGGAGTGGCGCAGCCGTAGCAACTGATATTTTGACTTTATGGAATGGTGGAGTTCATGTACAAGTGCACGACAGCATCAGAAAGTAA
- a CDS encoding MarC family protein: MNLDFREIATTTMVLFAVIDIVGSIPVIIDLRTKFGHIQSEKASLVSAGIMIAFLFVGEEILKLIGIDVNSFAVAGSFVLFFLALEMILGIRLYRDEEANSASIVPIAFPLIAGAGTMTTLLSLRAEFQSINIIIAILLNILLVYAVLKSSSKIEKMLSKNGLNIIRKVFGVVLLAIAVKLFAANVKGLFA; encoded by the coding sequence ATGAATTTAGATTTTAGAGAAATAGCAACTACAACGATGGTGCTTTTTGCGGTGATTGATATCGTGGGAAGTATTCCTGTGATTATCGATTTGAGAACAAAATTTGGTCATATTCAATCGGAGAAAGCATCTTTGGTTTCGGCCGGAATCATGATTGCGTTTCTTTTTGTGGGAGAAGAAATTTTGAAATTGATTGGTATCGATGTCAATTCGTTTGCCGTAGCGGGTTCGTTTGTCCTTTTCTTTTTGGCTTTGGAAATGATACTCGGCATTAGATTATACCGCGATGAAGAAGCCAATTCTGCATCTATTGTACCGATTGCTTTTCCCTTGATTGCCGGTGCCGGAACCATGACTACTTTACTTTCTTTGCGTGCCGAATTTCAATCCATCAATATTATTATTGCTATTTTGTTGAACATTTTGCTAGTTTATGCCGTATTGAAATCGTCGTCTAAAATTGAAAAAATGCTCAGCAAAAATGGTTTGAACATCATCCGAAAAGTATTTGGAGTAGTTTTACTGGCAATTGCTGTTAAATTATTTGCCGCTAATGTTAAAGGACTATTTGCATAA